A single window of Culicoides brevitarsis isolate CSIRO-B50_1 chromosome 3, AGI_CSIRO_Cbre_v1, whole genome shotgun sequence DNA harbors:
- the LOC134835719 gene encoding nuclear pore complex protein Nup153 isoform X2 has translation MMSTEASFDEDNHGQTNDSIITKVKSRVSNIFPSVANWFSSPGPSTNNGSVRRRRDSESESDDEGNANTSLPQSKRRRSDVTTHQTNTPSAAPSNPRRLSMPVNATPADQLMRNRLAGRQQTQQMTSSPYDFAARNPSMTLMASPIQIRDSEDEEEDEEEEETDEVQLVQQEETVTKRKGIHETQYNVLRMSSQQGDRSTSEPPTAPTAGPSSRVHRFGYGLQSEVIPENSSFQNGNDEATSETSDFTQPRASRPGRLSGFLGNRNKNMSASTGQLSFQAHLETEKSLFANEQRRQFNPSLYGSSWSLNSGGSGSRFHRNFSPFYGGQTMYGGAAAYSRRDNRLQQTLRVPTLIRPSSRLSNASSSSSLASVGDGSNQSNAANSTTGLSNTSKRILELLNQCTSPLKDARKMGTGLNTSVRVPSLMNNSTSLSRAGRFNDADLNASRSIRLTQPKTPYSRPTAPLPPTSELQIPSISQLLQMKRLLNSTAEVKKLADQSKSALNQVSEYTLPGGDQNSSSSTNKYTNKVKEKLTSTRDKQNAADVAPQPVNLPNIQLPNLKSVPKFDIAIPEQKSVISNNSSKDKSTNVFATLNFGNNNKSTKKDDDVIEIDDDDDEDEEEDDEEEEDDESDDEDDENDEDQDENTQESTGSNSNGSMQFKFSSPVPILSKQVPANPSDSCKNFKFSSPLAVGAPALEVLKPDMTLAKKKLESPVVAAKEKPEGIAVASELKAGSCLDALFGKKADASLPMGTPMGFGSQFKMASTQWECPACMIRNDNANEKCVACNSAKPGGAKNAAPQKEATLKTTDSGFASLLAAQKAKWECPACMSQNDQSAEKCPACTEPKPGSKPKPAETTTAPAVPMDNAFKKLVEQQKASKWECKSCLTQNDQNSTKCACCEEAKPGSAPEKVPQFSFSSGSTTSKFSFGVPKDAAAATSTAPQSSFVFGSVAKPAGNAETAPNKGFSFGTTVTKADTAAKPTFSFGVPAAASTTTSTSKATTDAVSSSTVNSTPGGFSFGVSSSIAPKTEAISSTADTSSPRLNKRTLDETDSTSKVSATTFTFGKTNEAQAKPAFSATTTSTFGSLASSTNNTVSSSGGFSFQKVTSPAVTTASATKDDSSSQISSTATTNAITTPIFGSGVSGIKPLDRSFGGIKPATTVNDDASKKGTLIFGAAKKDEGIKPSTGGFTFGQSSTTATSKPADQPTSSIFGGAAALGKPETKPGFSFMTPAAEKPAATPTATSQENKPTFGMFGNAANNSPKTTTFGFGANTEQQKPEAPKPVFGASTFGNASDANKSVFGAAPAATTPAASPFVFGSAQSGFNSSNTQQQQQQQQPTPLSGTPSSFGSSTPSSNIFGSANNSPASVFGQPSTENKLPAFGASNAFGSSNLFGANAATARSASSASSPFGDANDEPNNKKLNTGGFQFNAQGPNTSSTGSAAGSPFVFGSASATPSMDNNNSKGAFSFTPEVKPTFNFSANAGMGSNNPTSTTATNVPYQFGSTPPGVFAFGATPVLEQPQNQTTPVFEFGSSNINNNASNNPFAPGQSVGMQQRRKIKATRRIVR, from the exons ATGATGTCAACGGAGGCGAGTTTCGACGAGGATAATCACGGGCAGACGAACGAC TCGATCATCACAAAGGTCAAGTCGCGCGTTTCCAACATATTTCCAAGTGTGGCGAATTGGTTTTCGTCGCCGGGCCCCTCGACGAACAATGGCAGTGTTCGTAGGCGCCGCGATTCCGAGTCAGAGAGCGACGACGAGGGAAACGCAAATACTTCTCTTCCGCAGAGCAAACGTCGGAGATCGGATGTG aCAACACATCAAACAAACACCCCGAGCGCCGCTCCAAGTAATCCGCGACGACTTTCGATGCCAGTAAATGCGACCCCAGCGGACCAATTGATGCGAAATCGACTTGCAGGAAGGCAACAAACACAACAAATGACCTCGTCGCCATACGATTTTGCCGCGCGCAATCCTTCGATGACGCTAATGGCGTCTCCCATCCAAATCCGGGACTCCGAGGACGAAGAAGAGgatgaggaagaagaagaaacggACGAAGTTCAATTGGTGCAACAAGAGGAAACGGTAACAAAACGCAAAGGCATCCACGAAACGCAGTACAATGTGTTACGAATGAGCAGTCAACAAGGCGATCGTTCGACTTCGGAGCCACCAACGGCGCCCACAGCTGGTCCATCATCGCGGGTGCATCGTTTCGGCTACGGGTTGCAATCGGAAGTCATTCCGGAAAATTCCTCCTTTCAAAACGGGAATGACGAAGCAACAAGTGAGACGTCGGATTTCACGCAACCTCGGGCATCACGACCCGGACGCTTGTCGGGCTTTTTGGGGAATCGCAACAAAAATATGAGCGCATCCACGGGTCAATTGTCGTTCCAGGCGCATTTAGAGACCGAAAAATCTCTTTTCGCCAACGAGCAACGTCGTCAATTCAATCCCTCGTTGTACGGCAGTAGTTGGTCCCTGAACAGTGGCGGCAGCGGAAGTCgttttcatcgaaatttcTCGCCCTTTTACGGAGGTCAGACCATGTACGGAGGTGCTGCTGCCTACTCGCGACGCGATAATCGCTTGCAACAAACTTTGCGCGTGCCCACATTGATTCGTCCGTCGTCGCGTCTCTCGAACGCTTCGTCAAGCAGCTCCTTGGCATCCGTGGGCGATGGCAGCAATCAATCGAATGCCGCAAATTCAACTACGGGACTCTCAAATACCTCAAAACGCATTCTGGAGCTGCTGAATCAGTGCACGTCGCCGCTGAAGGATGCCCGAAAGATGGGCACGGGACTCAATACGTCAGTTCGGGTGCCGAGTCTCATGAATAACAGCACGAGCCTGAGTCGTGCGGGACGCTTTAATGACGCCGATTTGAATGCTAGTCGCAGTATTCGACTGACACAACCGAAAACGCCTTACAGTCGACCAACGGCTCCGTTACCGCCGACGTCGGAGCTGCAAATTCCCTCGATTTCGCAACTGCTGCAAATGAAGAGATTGCTCAATAGCACGGCGGAAGTCAAGAAACTCGCGGATCAAAGTAAAAGTGCACTCAATCAAGTGAGCGAATATACCTTGCCAGGCGGAGATCAGAATAGTAGTAGTAGTACAAACAAATACACGAAcaag GTCAAAGAAAAGCTCACAAGCACTCGTGACAAGCAAAATGCTGCTGATGTCGCCCCCCAACCCGTCAACTTACCAAACATACAATTGCCCAACTTGAAATCTGTCCCGAAATTCGACATTGCGATCCCGGAACAAAAGTCCGTCATATCAAACAACTCATCAAAGGACAAATCAACCAACGTTTTCGCAACACTCAACTTtggtaacaacaacaaatccaCTAAGAAGGACGATGATGTCATCgaaatcgacgacgacgacgacgaagatgaagaagaggatgacgaagaagaagaagacgacgaaAGTGACGATGAAGATGACGAAAACGACGAAGATCAAGACGAAAACACGCAAGAGAGCACCGGCAGCAACAGCAACGGCTCCatgcaattcaaattttcctcACCCGTGCCAATTCTCAGCAAGCAAGTTCCTGCAAATCCCAGTGatagttgtaaaaatttcaaattttcgagtcCGTTGGCTGTTGGCGCACCAGCTCTTGAAGTGCTGAAGCCCGACATGACTTTGGCAAAGAAAAAACTCGAATCGCCCGTTGTCGCGGCGAAAGAAAAGCCCGAAGGAATTGCCGTAGCGTCTGAACTCAAAGCGGGAAGTTGCTTAGATGCGCTTTTCGGGAAAAAAGCTGACGCCAGTCTCCCAATGGGAACTCCCATGGGCTTCGGATCGCAATTTAAAATGGCCTCGACGCAATGGGAATGCCCAGCTTGCATGATTCGCAACGATAACGCCAACGAAAAATGCGTCGCTTGCAACAGCGCCAAGCCAGGCGGAGCCAAAAATGCGGCGCCACAAAAAGAAGCCACGCTCAAAACGACAGATTCGGGCTTTGCATCACTTCTTGCCGCCCAAAAAGCAAAATGGGAATGCCCGGCGTGCATGTCACAGAATGACCAAAGTGCCGAAAAGTGTCCTGCCTGCACCGAACCAAAGCCCGGAAGTAAGCCGAAGCCGGCGGAAACGACAACAGCGCCCGCTGTGCCCATGGATAACGCCTTTAAGAAGTTGGTGGAACAGCAAAAAGCCTCCAAGTGGGAATGTAAGTCTTGTTTAACGCAAAATGACCAAAATTCAACGAAATGCGCGTGTTGCGAAGAAGCAAAACCCGGAAGTGCGCCCGAAAAAGTGCCTCAATTCTCGTTTAGTTCGGGATCGACGACGTCAAAATTCTCGTTTGGCGTACCAAAAGACGCTGCAGCAGCGACAAGTACTGCACCCCAATCGAGTTTCGTCTTTGGAAGTGTCGCCAAACCCGCAGGAAATGCAGAAACAGCGCCAAATAAGGGATTTTCGTTCGGAACGACAGTCACAAAAGCAGATACTGCTGCGAAACCAACATTTTCGTTCGGAGTTCCTGCCGCTGCTTCAACGACAACGTCAACGAGCAAAGCCACAACTGATGCGGTGAGCAGTTCAACCGTCAATAGCACTCCAGGCGGCTTTAGTTTCGGTGTGTCATCAAGTATTGCTCCCAAAACGGAAGCAATTTCGTCGACAGCAGACACTTCGAGTCCTCGTTTGAACAAAAGAACGCTCGATGAAACGGATTCCACGTCAAAAGTATCCGCGACAACTTTTACTTTTGGCAAAACGAACGAAGCGCAAGCAAAACCAGCATTTTCGGCGACTACAACTTCAACTTTTGGCAGTTTAGCGTCTTCGACAAACAACACAGTTTCCAGTTCGGGCGGATTTTCCTTCCAAAAGGTCACGAGTCCCGCAGTTACCACGGCATCTGCCACGAAAGACGATTCCTCGAGTCAAATTAGCTCGACGGCAACCACGAATGCCATTACAACGCCCATTTTCGGAAGCGGAGTGTCAGGTATTAAACCGCTAGATCGCTCCTTTGGCGGAATAAAGCCCGCAACAACCGTCAATGATGATGCCAGTAAGAAGGGAACTTTGATTTTCGGGGCTGCGAAGAAGGATGAAGGCATAAAACCATCAACGGGAGGCTTTACGTTCGGTCAATCGTCGACAACGGCGACTTCGAAACCCGCAGATCAACCAACAAGTTCGATTTTCGGAGGTGCAGCTGCTTTGGGAAAGCCTGAAACGAAACCGGGATTTTCTTTTATGACTCCAGCTGCCGAAAAACCCGCCGCCACGCCAACAGCGACGTCACAAGAAAACAAACCAACCTTCGGGATGTTTGGAAATGCCGCGAATAACAGTCCAAAAACGACGACATTCGGTTTTGGCGCGAATACGGAGCAACAAAAGCCCGAAGCGCCCAAACCTGTGTTCGGAGCAAGTACTTTTGGAAATGCCTCGGATGCGAATAAATCCGTTTTTGGAGCAGCGCCGGCAGCAACAACGCCCGCTGCGTCGCCTTTCGTCTTTGGAAGTGCGCAATCGGGTTTCAACAGCTCGAAtacgcagcaacaacaacaacaacaacagccgACTCCGTTATCGGGCACCCCAAGCAGTTTTGGATCGTCAACACCTTCGTCGAATATCTTCGGAAGTGCTAATAATTCGCCAGCATCAGTTTTTGGGCAACCATCGACGGAAAATAAATTGCCAGCATTTGGCGCCTCGAATGCATTTGGAAGTTCGAATCTTTTTGGAGCGAATGCGGCAACAGCACGGAGCGCAAGTAGTGCGAGTAGTCCGTTTGGGGATGCGAATGATGAGCCAAATAACAAGAAACTCAATACCGGAGGGTTCCAATTTAACGCTCAAGGACCTAATACGTCGAGTACCGGAAGTGCAGCAGGc tcaccCTTCGTCTTTGGAAGTGCCAGCGCCACACCAAGCATGGACAACAACAACTCAAAAGGAGCTTTCAGCTTTACGCCGGAAGTCAAACCGACATTTAATTTCTCTGCAAATGCC GGCATGGGGTCCAATAATCCCACATCTACGACTGCCACTAACGTTCCTTACCAATTTGGATCTACGCCTCCAGGCGTTTTCGCTTTCGGAGCCACGCCAGTTCTTGAA CAACCGCAAAATCAGACTACGCCAGTATTTGAATTTGGATcatcaaatattaataacaatGCATCTAATAATCCATTTGC tcCCGGACAGTCGGTGGGCATGCAACAACGTCGCAAAATCAAGGCAACGAGACGCATAGTGCGGTAA
- the LOC134835719 gene encoding nuclear pore complex protein Nup153 isoform X1 has protein sequence MMSTEASFDEDNHGQTNDSIITKVKSRVSNIFPSVANWFSSPGPSTNNGSVRRRRDSESESDDEGNANTSLPQSKRRRSDVTTHQTNTPSAAPSNPRRLSMPVNATPADQLMRNRLAGRQQTQQMTSSPYDFAARNPSMTLMASPIQIRDSEDEEEDEEEEETDEVQLVQQEETVTKRKGIHETQYNVLRMSSQQGDRSTSEPPTAPTAGPSSRVHRFGYGLQSEVIPENSSFQNGNDEATSETSDFTQPRASRPGRLSGFLGNRNKNMSASTGQLSFQAHLETEKSLFANEQRRQFNPSLYGSSWSLNSGGSGSRFHRNFSPFYGGQTMYGGAAAYSRRDNRLQQTLRVPTLIRPSSRLSNASSSSSLASVGDGSNQSNAANSTTGLSNTSKRILELLNQCTSPLKDARKMGTGLNTSVRVPSLMNNSTSLSRAGRFNDADLNASRSIRLTQPKTPYSRPTAPLPPTSELQIPSISQLLQMKRLLNSTAEVKKLADQSKSALNQVSEYTLPGGDQNSSSSTNKYTNKVKEKLTSTRDKQNAADVAPQPVNLPNIQLPNLKSVPKFDIAIPEQKSVISNNSSKDKSTNVFATLNFGNNNKSTKKDDDVIEIDDDDDEDEEEDDEEEEDDESDDEDDENDEDQDENTQESTGSNSNGSMQFKFSSPVPILSKQVPANPSDSCKNFKFSSPLAVGAPALEVLKPDMTLAKKKLESPVVAAKEKPEGIAVASELKAGSCLDALFGKKADASLPMGTPMGFGSQFKMASTQWECPACMIRNDNANEKCVACNSAKPGGAKNAAPQKEATLKTTDSGFASLLAAQKAKWECPACMSQNDQSAEKCPACTEPKPGSKPKPAETTTAPAVPMDNAFKKLVEQQKASKWECKSCLTQNDQNSTKCACCEEAKPGSAPEKVPQFSFSSGSTTSKFSFGVPKDAAAATSTAPQSSFVFGSVAKPAGNAETAPNKGFSFGTTVTKADTAAKPTFSFGVPAAASTTTSTSKATTDAVSSSTVNSTPGGFSFGVSSSIAPKTEAISSTADTSSPRLNKRTLDETDSTSKVSATTFTFGKTNEAQAKPAFSATTTSTFGSLASSTNNTVSSSGGFSFQKVTSPAVTTASATKDDSSSQISSTATTNAITTPIFGSGVSGIKPLDRSFGGIKPATTVNDDASKKGTLIFGAAKKDEGIKPSTGGFTFGQSSTTATSKPADQPTSSIFGGAAALGKPETKPGFSFMTPAAEKPAATPTATSQENKPTFGMFGNAANNSPKTTTFGFGANTEQQKPEAPKPVFGASTFGNASDANKSVFGAAPAATTPAASPFVFGSAQSGFNSSNTQQQQQQQQPTPLSGTPSSFGSSTPSSNIFGSANNSPASVFGQPSTENKLPAFGASNAFGSSNLFGANAATARSASSASSPFGDANDEPNNKKLNTGGFQFNAQGPNTSSTGSAAGSPFVFGSASATPSMDNNNSKGAFSFTPEVKPTFNFSANAGMGSNNPTSTTATNVPYQFGSTPPGVFAFGATPVLESRTVGGHATTSQNQGNETHSAVKAAPRRDLVWINPSIKQQLQSHIHRNMSRKRNLESLAVNNVRNHFRDNNNSTKTTTSSTDNNNLTTTLTSTSATVAEKRSDDEIFVKPQNTARKFIKRNPQERRPIYDRSKFKYLAPSHNTKLMNNNNTTSDNTLLISDSPTNNSTEEQKNNF, from the exons ATGATGTCAACGGAGGCGAGTTTCGACGAGGATAATCACGGGCAGACGAACGAC TCGATCATCACAAAGGTCAAGTCGCGCGTTTCCAACATATTTCCAAGTGTGGCGAATTGGTTTTCGTCGCCGGGCCCCTCGACGAACAATGGCAGTGTTCGTAGGCGCCGCGATTCCGAGTCAGAGAGCGACGACGAGGGAAACGCAAATACTTCTCTTCCGCAGAGCAAACGTCGGAGATCGGATGTG aCAACACATCAAACAAACACCCCGAGCGCCGCTCCAAGTAATCCGCGACGACTTTCGATGCCAGTAAATGCGACCCCAGCGGACCAATTGATGCGAAATCGACTTGCAGGAAGGCAACAAACACAACAAATGACCTCGTCGCCATACGATTTTGCCGCGCGCAATCCTTCGATGACGCTAATGGCGTCTCCCATCCAAATCCGGGACTCCGAGGACGAAGAAGAGgatgaggaagaagaagaaacggACGAAGTTCAATTGGTGCAACAAGAGGAAACGGTAACAAAACGCAAAGGCATCCACGAAACGCAGTACAATGTGTTACGAATGAGCAGTCAACAAGGCGATCGTTCGACTTCGGAGCCACCAACGGCGCCCACAGCTGGTCCATCATCGCGGGTGCATCGTTTCGGCTACGGGTTGCAATCGGAAGTCATTCCGGAAAATTCCTCCTTTCAAAACGGGAATGACGAAGCAACAAGTGAGACGTCGGATTTCACGCAACCTCGGGCATCACGACCCGGACGCTTGTCGGGCTTTTTGGGGAATCGCAACAAAAATATGAGCGCATCCACGGGTCAATTGTCGTTCCAGGCGCATTTAGAGACCGAAAAATCTCTTTTCGCCAACGAGCAACGTCGTCAATTCAATCCCTCGTTGTACGGCAGTAGTTGGTCCCTGAACAGTGGCGGCAGCGGAAGTCgttttcatcgaaatttcTCGCCCTTTTACGGAGGTCAGACCATGTACGGAGGTGCTGCTGCCTACTCGCGACGCGATAATCGCTTGCAACAAACTTTGCGCGTGCCCACATTGATTCGTCCGTCGTCGCGTCTCTCGAACGCTTCGTCAAGCAGCTCCTTGGCATCCGTGGGCGATGGCAGCAATCAATCGAATGCCGCAAATTCAACTACGGGACTCTCAAATACCTCAAAACGCATTCTGGAGCTGCTGAATCAGTGCACGTCGCCGCTGAAGGATGCCCGAAAGATGGGCACGGGACTCAATACGTCAGTTCGGGTGCCGAGTCTCATGAATAACAGCACGAGCCTGAGTCGTGCGGGACGCTTTAATGACGCCGATTTGAATGCTAGTCGCAGTATTCGACTGACACAACCGAAAACGCCTTACAGTCGACCAACGGCTCCGTTACCGCCGACGTCGGAGCTGCAAATTCCCTCGATTTCGCAACTGCTGCAAATGAAGAGATTGCTCAATAGCACGGCGGAAGTCAAGAAACTCGCGGATCAAAGTAAAAGTGCACTCAATCAAGTGAGCGAATATACCTTGCCAGGCGGAGATCAGAATAGTAGTAGTAGTACAAACAAATACACGAAcaag GTCAAAGAAAAGCTCACAAGCACTCGTGACAAGCAAAATGCTGCTGATGTCGCCCCCCAACCCGTCAACTTACCAAACATACAATTGCCCAACTTGAAATCTGTCCCGAAATTCGACATTGCGATCCCGGAACAAAAGTCCGTCATATCAAACAACTCATCAAAGGACAAATCAACCAACGTTTTCGCAACACTCAACTTtggtaacaacaacaaatccaCTAAGAAGGACGATGATGTCATCgaaatcgacgacgacgacgacgaagatgaagaagaggatgacgaagaagaagaagacgacgaaAGTGACGATGAAGATGACGAAAACGACGAAGATCAAGACGAAAACACGCAAGAGAGCACCGGCAGCAACAGCAACGGCTCCatgcaattcaaattttcctcACCCGTGCCAATTCTCAGCAAGCAAGTTCCTGCAAATCCCAGTGatagttgtaaaaatttcaaattttcgagtcCGTTGGCTGTTGGCGCACCAGCTCTTGAAGTGCTGAAGCCCGACATGACTTTGGCAAAGAAAAAACTCGAATCGCCCGTTGTCGCGGCGAAAGAAAAGCCCGAAGGAATTGCCGTAGCGTCTGAACTCAAAGCGGGAAGTTGCTTAGATGCGCTTTTCGGGAAAAAAGCTGACGCCAGTCTCCCAATGGGAACTCCCATGGGCTTCGGATCGCAATTTAAAATGGCCTCGACGCAATGGGAATGCCCAGCTTGCATGATTCGCAACGATAACGCCAACGAAAAATGCGTCGCTTGCAACAGCGCCAAGCCAGGCGGAGCCAAAAATGCGGCGCCACAAAAAGAAGCCACGCTCAAAACGACAGATTCGGGCTTTGCATCACTTCTTGCCGCCCAAAAAGCAAAATGGGAATGCCCGGCGTGCATGTCACAGAATGACCAAAGTGCCGAAAAGTGTCCTGCCTGCACCGAACCAAAGCCCGGAAGTAAGCCGAAGCCGGCGGAAACGACAACAGCGCCCGCTGTGCCCATGGATAACGCCTTTAAGAAGTTGGTGGAACAGCAAAAAGCCTCCAAGTGGGAATGTAAGTCTTGTTTAACGCAAAATGACCAAAATTCAACGAAATGCGCGTGTTGCGAAGAAGCAAAACCCGGAAGTGCGCCCGAAAAAGTGCCTCAATTCTCGTTTAGTTCGGGATCGACGACGTCAAAATTCTCGTTTGGCGTACCAAAAGACGCTGCAGCAGCGACAAGTACTGCACCCCAATCGAGTTTCGTCTTTGGAAGTGTCGCCAAACCCGCAGGAAATGCAGAAACAGCGCCAAATAAGGGATTTTCGTTCGGAACGACAGTCACAAAAGCAGATACTGCTGCGAAACCAACATTTTCGTTCGGAGTTCCTGCCGCTGCTTCAACGACAACGTCAACGAGCAAAGCCACAACTGATGCGGTGAGCAGTTCAACCGTCAATAGCACTCCAGGCGGCTTTAGTTTCGGTGTGTCATCAAGTATTGCTCCCAAAACGGAAGCAATTTCGTCGACAGCAGACACTTCGAGTCCTCGTTTGAACAAAAGAACGCTCGATGAAACGGATTCCACGTCAAAAGTATCCGCGACAACTTTTACTTTTGGCAAAACGAACGAAGCGCAAGCAAAACCAGCATTTTCGGCGACTACAACTTCAACTTTTGGCAGTTTAGCGTCTTCGACAAACAACACAGTTTCCAGTTCGGGCGGATTTTCCTTCCAAAAGGTCACGAGTCCCGCAGTTACCACGGCATCTGCCACGAAAGACGATTCCTCGAGTCAAATTAGCTCGACGGCAACCACGAATGCCATTACAACGCCCATTTTCGGAAGCGGAGTGTCAGGTATTAAACCGCTAGATCGCTCCTTTGGCGGAATAAAGCCCGCAACAACCGTCAATGATGATGCCAGTAAGAAGGGAACTTTGATTTTCGGGGCTGCGAAGAAGGATGAAGGCATAAAACCATCAACGGGAGGCTTTACGTTCGGTCAATCGTCGACAACGGCGACTTCGAAACCCGCAGATCAACCAACAAGTTCGATTTTCGGAGGTGCAGCTGCTTTGGGAAAGCCTGAAACGAAACCGGGATTTTCTTTTATGACTCCAGCTGCCGAAAAACCCGCCGCCACGCCAACAGCGACGTCACAAGAAAACAAACCAACCTTCGGGATGTTTGGAAATGCCGCGAATAACAGTCCAAAAACGACGACATTCGGTTTTGGCGCGAATACGGAGCAACAAAAGCCCGAAGCGCCCAAACCTGTGTTCGGAGCAAGTACTTTTGGAAATGCCTCGGATGCGAATAAATCCGTTTTTGGAGCAGCGCCGGCAGCAACAACGCCCGCTGCGTCGCCTTTCGTCTTTGGAAGTGCGCAATCGGGTTTCAACAGCTCGAAtacgcagcaacaacaacaacaacaacagccgACTCCGTTATCGGGCACCCCAAGCAGTTTTGGATCGTCAACACCTTCGTCGAATATCTTCGGAAGTGCTAATAATTCGCCAGCATCAGTTTTTGGGCAACCATCGACGGAAAATAAATTGCCAGCATTTGGCGCCTCGAATGCATTTGGAAGTTCGAATCTTTTTGGAGCGAATGCGGCAACAGCACGGAGCGCAAGTAGTGCGAGTAGTCCGTTTGGGGATGCGAATGATGAGCCAAATAACAAGAAACTCAATACCGGAGGGTTCCAATTTAACGCTCAAGGACCTAATACGTCGAGTACCGGAAGTGCAGCAGGc tcaccCTTCGTCTTTGGAAGTGCCAGCGCCACACCAAGCATGGACAACAACAACTCAAAAGGAGCTTTCAGCTTTACGCCGGAAGTCAAACCGACATTTAATTTCTCTGCAAATGCC GGCATGGGGTCCAATAATCCCACATCTACGACTGCCACTAACGTTCCTTACCAATTTGGATCTACGCCTCCAGGCGTTTTCGCTTTCGGAGCCACGCCAGTTCTTGAA tcCCGGACAGTCGGTGGGCATGCAACAACGTCGCAAAATCAAGGCAACGAGACGCATAGTGCGGTAAAGGCCGCTCCCCGTCGCGATCTCGTGTGGATAAATCCTTCCATCAAGCAACAATTGCAATCTCATATCCACCGTAATATGAGTCGCAAGCGAAATTTGGAGTCACTTGCTGTAAATAATGTTAGAAATCACTTtagagataataataatagtactAAGACAACAACGTCATCGACTGATAACAACAACTTGACCACAACGTTGACATCGACATCTGCTACAGTGGCGGAGAAACGGAGCGACGACGAAATTTTCGTAAAGCCACAAAATACCGCgcgaaaattcatcaaacgTAATCCGCAGGAACGTCGACCAATTTATGAccgttcaaaattcaaatatttagcgCCCTCCCACAAcacaaaattgatgaataatAACAATACAACTAGCGATAATACTTTACTAATTAGTGATAGTCCTACAAATAATTCTACAGAggaacagaaaaataatttttag